The Bradyrhizobium ottawaense genome window below encodes:
- a CDS encoding GNAT family N-acetyltransferase — translation MPTPQLETERLILRPLALSDVPAIQRHFDNWNIIRHLSMVVPWPYPADGAETFVRMQFDKISAGDDIHLWVLVLKEGDGEAIGNIHLRPRAEGPKGNRGFWLAEPYWRRGLMTEAIAAVNDFAFLTLGLDHFYVCNAATNEASRRVKQKTGAEFVGFIELAHHDGQSKSEKWIVRREAWLGNRSAIEG, via the coding sequence ATGCCGACGCCGCAGCTTGAAACCGAACGGCTGATCCTGCGTCCGCTGGCGCTGTCAGACGTGCCGGCGATCCAGCGCCATTTCGACAATTGGAATATCATCCGGCATCTCTCGATGGTCGTGCCGTGGCCGTATCCCGCCGACGGAGCGGAGACGTTTGTCAGGATGCAGTTCGACAAGATCTCAGCCGGCGACGACATCCATCTCTGGGTTCTGGTGCTCAAGGAGGGGGACGGCGAGGCGATTGGAAACATTCATCTGCGGCCCCGTGCAGAAGGCCCGAAAGGCAATCGCGGCTTCTGGCTGGCGGAGCCTTACTGGCGGCGCGGACTGATGACGGAAGCCATCGCCGCGGTGAACGATTTTGCCTTCCTCACGCTCGGCCTCGATCATTTCTACGTCTGCAACGCCGCGACCAACGAAGCCTCGCGTCGGGTCAAGCAGAAGACCGGCGCGGAATTCGTCGGCTTCATCGAGCTCGCCCATCACGACGGGCAATCGAAGTCCGAGAAATGGATCGTGCGGCGGGAGGCCTGGTTGGGCAACAGATCTGCGATTGAAGGCTAA
- the irrA gene encoding iron response transcriptional regulator IrrA, with product MSENTAPHHDDDVHSAALLSGRQPALTGCPWHDVNEMLQSAGLRPTRQRMALGWLLFGKGARHLTAEMLYEEATLAKVPVSLATVYNTLNQLTDAGLLRQVSVDGTKTYFDTNVTTHHHYYLENSHELVDIEDPHLALSKMPEVPEGYEIARIDMVVRLRKKR from the coding sequence ATGAGCGAGAATACTGCGCCCCATCACGACGACGACGTCCACTCCGCGGCCCTGCTGTCCGGCCGCCAGCCGGCTCTCACCGGCTGCCCCTGGCACGACGTCAACGAAATGCTCCAGTCCGCCGGGCTCCGTCCGACGCGTCAGCGCATGGCACTGGGCTGGCTGTTGTTCGGCAAAGGTGCTCGCCACCTCACGGCTGAAATGCTTTATGAGGAAGCCACACTGGCCAAGGTTCCGGTGTCGCTGGCGACCGTGTACAACACGCTGAACCAGCTCACCGATGCCGGCCTGCTCCGCCAAGTCAGCGTCGACGGCACCAAGACCTATTTCGACACCAACGTCACCACCCACCATCACTACTACCTCGAGAACAGCCATGAGCTGGTCGACATCGAGGATCCGCATCTGGCGCTGTCCAAGATGCCGGAGGTGCCGGAGGGTTACGAGATCGCGCGCATCGACATGGTCGTGCGCCTGCGCAAGAAGCGCTGA
- a CDS encoding HesA/MoeB/ThiF family protein: protein MLSPDELERYARHIVLRDVGGPGQAALKRASALVVGAGGLGAPALMYLAAAGIGTLGVVDDDVVSLSNLQRQVIHTTPDIGRHKVESAAERIAALNPHVRFVGHATWLNADNALSLIGDYDLVLDGSDNFSTRYLVSDACFFAKRPLITAALGTFDGSLTTIRAHETNEQGEFNPTYRCLFPEAPPPGTVPACAEAGVMGALAGVLGSMMAMEAIREIVGFGDGLVGRLLMIDARAMRFETLRYERDPANPLNGDGPVFDDLSIHRE, encoded by the coding sequence ATGCTGAGCCCGGACGAACTCGAACGCTATGCCCGTCATATCGTGCTGCGCGACGTCGGCGGCCCGGGCCAGGCCGCGCTGAAGCGGGCCTCCGCGCTGGTGGTCGGTGCCGGCGGGCTCGGCGCGCCGGCGCTGATGTATCTGGCCGCCGCCGGTATCGGCACACTCGGCGTGGTCGATGACGACGTGGTGTCGCTGTCCAACCTGCAGCGCCAGGTGATCCACACCACGCCCGATATCGGCCGGCACAAGGTCGAGAGCGCGGCCGAGCGGATTGCGGCGCTCAATCCGCATGTACGTTTCGTCGGCCACGCCACCTGGCTGAATGCCGACAATGCGCTCAGCCTGATCGGCGACTACGACCTCGTGCTCGACGGCTCCGATAATTTCTCGACGCGCTATCTGGTCTCGGACGCCTGCTTCTTCGCGAAGCGGCCGCTGATCACGGCGGCGCTCGGCACCTTCGACGGCTCGCTCACCACCATCCGCGCGCACGAGACCAACGAGCAGGGCGAATTCAATCCGACCTATCGCTGCCTGTTTCCGGAGGCGCCGCCGCCGGGTACCGTTCCGGCCTGCGCGGAAGCCGGCGTCATGGGTGCGCTGGCGGGCGTGCTGGGATCGATGATGGCGATGGAGGCGATCCGCGAGATCGTCGGTTTCGGCGACGGCCTGGTCGGCCGCCTCCTGATGATCGATGCGCGCGCGATGCGCTTCGAGACGCTGCGCTACGAGCGCGATCCGGCCAACCCGCTCAATGGCGACGGGCCGGTGTTCGACGATTTGAGCATCCACCGCGAGTAG
- a CDS encoding ParA family protein, with translation MHTIVLATQKGGSGKSTLAIGLALAAKQAGFTVRLIETDPQGTLSNWQRRRTADDLVVEPIYHAADIEPRLKMLADSGLQLAIVDTAAGLSAATTAAIRHSDLCLIPARPSVADIEATVSTLSVARAWKRPYSFVLNQTPIRGQRIDNAANTLAEEAALDLSDVLARPLIVMRNDHQDSLANGRAVSEFAPNGKSADEIRGLWRWIETRLELSATTNVQIDQVISAAGGMLHVAAELSADETTTLAS, from the coding sequence ATGCACACGATCGTACTGGCCACCCAAAAGGGTGGCAGCGGCAAGAGCACGCTCGCCATCGGCCTCGCGCTCGCGGCCAAGCAGGCCGGCTTCACCGTCCGCCTGATCGAGACCGACCCGCAGGGCACCCTGTCGAACTGGCAGCGCCGCCGCACCGCCGATGATCTCGTCGTCGAGCCGATCTATCACGCCGCCGACATCGAGCCGCGCCTGAAGATGCTGGCTGACAGCGGCCTGCAGCTTGCGATCGTCGACACCGCCGCCGGCCTCAGCGCCGCGACCACCGCTGCAATCCGCCATTCCGATCTCTGCCTGATCCCGGCCCGCCCGAGCGTCGCCGACATCGAGGCGACCGTCTCGACGCTCAGCGTCGCACGCGCCTGGAAGCGGCCCTACAGCTTCGTGTTGAACCAGACGCCGATCCGCGGCCAGCGCATCGACAACGCCGCCAACACCCTCGCCGAGGAAGCGGCGCTCGATCTTTCTGACGTGCTCGCGCGCCCGCTGATCGTGATGCGCAACGATCACCAGGACTCGCTCGCGAACGGCCGTGCGGTGAGCGAATTCGCGCCGAACGGCAAGTCGGCGGACGAGATCCGCGGCCTCTGGCGCTGGATCGAAACCCGGCTCGAGCTAAGTGCCACGACCAATGTCCAGATCGACCAGGTGATATCGGCTGCGGGCGGCATGCTGCATGTCGCTGCCGAGCTTTCGGCGGACGAGACCACGACACTGGCGTCCTGA
- a CDS encoding IS4 family transposase: MVAGKTVCLRQLSRGNRALEVRFNRFLGHDKVTVDRIIESWSNSTGPAVEGRHVLAIQDTSEIHFNTTPQRRRGLGEIGKGNNHGVLLHPLLAVDADDGSCLGLLSGQIWTRAGRRTTSHDDRELSDKESQRWISTAVAARPLLTKAAAVTVLGDRESDIFALYASSAKQHFHVIARSMHDRKLADRSSLYEASDAMAAVDQRMIQLPARAARPARLAHLELRFGAIELARPQNKFLHHLPKSLPLAVVDVREINAETGIEPLHWRLLTSHEVTSIEDAWRIVQWYKQRWIIEQFFRILKTQGLKLEDSQIGSADRLLKLVAIAAKAAVITIQLLQARNGGRQPILAAFDNGQIGALTALNRQLEAASKRLKNPHPPDSLAWAAWIIGRLGGWDGYPSSKPPGPITFKNGLEYFNAVAAGWSLRDMCMP; the protein is encoded by the coding sequence ATGGTTGCGGGCAAAACTGTCTGCCTTCGGCAGCTCTCCAGGGGGAACCGCGCGCTGGAAGTGCGGTTCAACCGCTTTCTTGGCCATGACAAGGTGACGGTGGATCGGATCATCGAAAGCTGGAGCAATAGCACGGGCCCTGCCGTGGAAGGCCGCCACGTGCTGGCCATCCAGGACACCAGCGAGATCCACTTCAACACCACGCCGCAACGCCGGCGCGGGCTCGGAGAAATCGGCAAAGGCAATAACCACGGCGTGCTGCTGCACCCGCTGCTGGCTGTGGACGCCGACGACGGCAGCTGTCTTGGGCTTTTGAGCGGGCAGATATGGACGCGCGCAGGTCGCCGCACGACCTCGCATGATGATCGGGAATTATCGGACAAGGAATCGCAACGCTGGATATCGACTGCCGTGGCGGCAAGGCCGCTGCTCACCAAGGCCGCGGCGGTGACGGTGCTGGGTGACCGCGAGAGCGATATTTTTGCCCTTTATGCCAGCTCGGCCAAGCAACATTTCCACGTCATCGCGCGCAGCATGCATGATCGCAAGCTTGCCGACCGCAGCAGCCTGTATGAGGCCAGCGATGCCATGGCCGCGGTGGACCAGCGTATGATCCAACTGCCTGCGCGCGCCGCGCGGCCGGCTCGCCTGGCCCACCTCGAACTTCGCTTTGGCGCAATCGAGCTCGCCCGCCCGCAGAATAAGTTCTTGCACCATCTGCCGAAAAGCTTGCCGCTGGCGGTGGTCGATGTGCGCGAGATTAACGCCGAAACCGGCATAGAGCCGCTGCACTGGCGGCTTCTCACCTCTCACGAGGTCACCAGCATCGAGGACGCCTGGCGCATCGTCCAATGGTACAAGCAGCGCTGGATCATCGAGCAGTTCTTCCGCATCCTGAAGACACAAGGCCTCAAGCTCGAAGACAGTCAGATCGGATCCGCCGATCGGCTTCTCAAGCTGGTTGCGATCGCCGCCAAGGCGGCCGTCATCACCATCCAGCTTCTGCAGGCCCGCAATGGTGGTCGCCAGCCCATTCTCGCGGCCTTCGACAACGGCCAAATTGGCGCGCTCACAGCCCTCAACCGGCAACTCGAAGCCGCGAGCAAGCGACTAAAGAACCCACATCCGCCCGATAGTCTCGCTTGGGCCGCCTGGATCATCGGCCGTCTCGGCGGGTGGGATGGCTACCCATCGTCCAAGCCGCCGGGCCCGATCACCTTCAAAAACGGCCTCGAATACTTCAACGCCGTCGCAGCAGGATGGAGCCTCAGAGATATGTGCATGCCCTAG
- the fabA gene encoding bifunctional 3-hydroxydecanoyl-ACP dehydratase/trans-2-decenoyl-ACP isomerase: protein MLNRRNGYEYEDLLACGRGEMFGPGNAQLPLPPMLMFDRITDINDNGGEFGKGLVRAELDVKPDLWFFGCHFKNDPVMPGCLGLDALWQMVGFYLGWTGGEGRGRALGLNELKFSGQVLPEARKVVYNVDIKRVMRSKLVLGIADGWLSVDDQIIYRAKDLKVGLFKQGTSLG, encoded by the coding sequence ATGCTGAACAGGCGCAACGGTTACGAATATGAAGATCTGCTGGCCTGTGGCCGCGGCGAGATGTTCGGCCCGGGCAATGCCCAGCTGCCGTTGCCGCCGATGCTGATGTTCGACCGCATCACTGACATCAACGACAATGGCGGCGAGTTCGGCAAGGGGCTGGTGCGCGCCGAACTCGACGTGAAGCCCGACCTCTGGTTCTTCGGCTGCCACTTCAAGAACGATCCGGTGATGCCCGGCTGCCTCGGCCTCGACGCGCTGTGGCAAATGGTCGGCTTTTACCTGGGCTGGACCGGGGGCGAAGGTCGTGGTCGCGCGCTTGGCCTGAACGAGCTGAAGTTCAGCGGCCAGGTGCTGCCCGAGGCGCGCAAGGTTGTGTACAACGTCGATATCAAACGCGTGATGCGTTCAAAGCTGGTGCTCGGTATCGCCGACGGGTGGCTTTCGGTCGATGACCAGATTATTTATCGCGCCAAGGACTTGAAGGTCGGCCTGTTCAAGCAGGGCACGAGCCTGGGCTGA
- a CDS encoding peptidoglycan-binding protein: MRSMLAATLMFASATGANAQMTTPQIPGTKPKPVQIVPIRPPAMQTPSATADAMAQAERLSLQSDLAWVGQYNGAITGDASARLVTAIKEYQKAKGGKPTGVLNPLERAALAETARKKQDGVGWKIVTEPTSGARLGIPSKLVPQQASDANGSKWTSPTGTVQVLLSRRKEANPTTAKLAELEKEPSGRKVDYTVVKPDFFVLSGLQGLKKFYVRGTFRGDEVRTMTILYDQATENTVEPVVIAMSSAFNAFPPGPQAGPPPRKTVEYGTGLVVSDDGAIVTDRLVTDNCLAITIAGYGSADRLAEDKERGLALLHIYGARGLKPFSLAGGAARTNVDVVGIADPQSQGGAAGVSSIKAALAPVPSSDSVLSPPPAVGVSGGPAIDGDGKFAGIALLKPAMVAGPATSVPASQAVMVSAETVRDFLKANEVTANGTSTDAKAAVVRVICVRK, translated from the coding sequence ATGAGATCGATGCTTGCGGCAACACTGATGTTTGCGTCTGCCACAGGCGCGAACGCCCAGATGACGACGCCGCAGATCCCCGGTACCAAGCCGAAGCCGGTCCAGATCGTGCCGATCCGGCCACCCGCAATGCAGACGCCGTCGGCGACGGCGGATGCGATGGCGCAGGCGGAGCGGCTGTCGCTGCAATCCGACCTCGCCTGGGTCGGCCAATACAACGGCGCCATCACCGGCGACGCCAGCGCGCGGCTGGTCACCGCCATCAAGGAATACCAGAAGGCCAAGGGCGGCAAGCCGACCGGCGTGCTCAATCCGCTGGAGCGCGCCGCGCTGGCCGAGACGGCGCGAAAGAAGCAGGACGGCGTCGGCTGGAAGATCGTGACGGAGCCGACCAGCGGCGCCCGGCTCGGCATCCCCTCGAAACTGGTGCCGCAGCAGGCGAGCGACGCCAACGGCTCGAAATGGACCTCGCCGACTGGAACCGTGCAGGTGCTGCTCAGCCGCCGCAAGGAGGCGAACCCGACCACGGCAAAACTCGCGGAGCTTGAGAAGGAGCCGTCCGGGCGCAAGGTCGATTACACCGTGGTGAAGCCGGATTTCTTCGTGCTGTCGGGTTTGCAGGGCCTGAAGAAATTTTACGTCCGCGGCACCTTTAGAGGCGACGAGGTCCGCACCATGACAATCCTCTACGACCAGGCGACCGAGAACACGGTCGAGCCGGTCGTGATCGCGATGTCGAGCGCGTTCAATGCATTTCCGCCAGGCCCGCAGGCCGGGCCGCCGCCCCGCAAGACCGTCGAGTACGGCACCGGCCTCGTCGTCAGCGACGACGGCGCGATCGTCACCGACCGGCTCGTCACCGACAACTGTCTTGCCATCACGATCGCCGGCTATGGCAGCGCCGATCGCCTCGCCGAGGACAAGGAGCGCGGTCTCGCACTCCTGCATATCTACGGCGCGCGCGGCCTGAAGCCGTTCAGCCTCGCTGGCGGCGCGGCAAGGACGAACGTGGATGTCGTCGGCATCGCCGATCCGCAGAGCCAGGGTGGCGCGGCCGGCGTGTCGAGCATCAAGGCCGCGCTGGCGCCGGTCCCGAGCAGCGATTCCGTGCTGTCCCCACCGCCGGCGGTCGGGGTATCCGGGGGTCCGGCGATCGATGGCGACGGCAAGTTCGCCGGCATTGCGCTGTTGAAGCCGGCGATGGTCGCGGGGCCCGCGACATCGGTGCCGGCGTCACAGGCGGTGATGGTGTCCGCGGAAACGGTGCGCGATTTCCTGAAGGCGAACGAGGTCACAGCGAACGGCACCTCGACGGATGCAAAAGCTGCCGTCGTGCGCGTGATCTGCGTCCGGAAGTAG
- a CDS encoding 2-hydroxyacid dehydrogenase yields the protein MSVKKKPLVVVTRKLPDSIETRMRELFDARINLEDTPMSADQIAEAARTADVLVPTVTDHISADIINQPDCKLRLIANFGNGVDNIDVEAAHARGITVTNTPKVLTEDTADMTMALILAVPRRMIEGASILTEGKPWPGWSPTWMLGHRIGGKRLGIIGMGRIGQAVARRARAFGLQIHYHNRRPVAPKIAEELGATYWESLDQMLARMDIISVNCPHTPATYHLLSARRLKLIRKDAYIVNTARGEVTDEDTLIKLIEGGEIGGAGLDVYEHEPAVNPKLVRLAKAGKVTLLPHMGSATIEGRVEMGEKVIINIRTFLDAHKPPDRVLPSML from the coding sequence ATGTCGGTGAAGAAAAAGCCCCTCGTCGTGGTGACGCGCAAGCTGCCGGATTCGATCGAGACGCGGATGCGCGAATTGTTCGACGCGCGGATCAATCTCGAGGACACGCCGATGTCCGCCGACCAGATCGCGGAAGCCGCACGCACCGCCGACGTGCTGGTTCCGACCGTCACCGACCATATCAGCGCCGACATCATCAACCAGCCCGACTGCAAGCTGCGGCTGATCGCCAATTTCGGCAACGGCGTCGATAATATCGACGTCGAGGCCGCGCATGCTCGCGGCATCACCGTCACCAACACGCCGAAGGTCCTGACCGAGGACACCGCCGACATGACCATGGCGTTGATCCTCGCCGTGCCCAGGCGGATGATCGAAGGCGCCTCGATCCTGACCGAAGGAAAACCCTGGCCGGGCTGGTCGCCGACCTGGATGCTCGGCCACCGCATCGGCGGCAAGCGGCTCGGCATCATCGGCATGGGCCGCATCGGCCAGGCGGTGGCGCGCCGCGCCCGCGCCTTCGGCCTGCAGATCCACTATCACAACCGCCGTCCCGTCGCGCCGAAGATCGCCGAGGAGTTAGGGGCGACCTATTGGGAAAGCCTCGACCAGATGCTGGCGCGGATGGACATCATCTCGGTGAACTGTCCGCACACGCCGGCGACCTATCATTTGCTCTCGGCGCGGCGGCTGAAGCTGATCCGCAAGGACGCCTACATCGTCAACACCGCGCGCGGCGAGGTGACCGACGAGGACACGCTGATCAAGCTGATCGAAGGCGGCGAGATCGGGGGCGCCGGGCTCGACGTCTACGAGCACGAGCCCGCGGTCAACCCGAAGCTGGTGCGGCTTGCCAAGGCCGGCAAGGTGACGCTGTTGCCGCATATGGGCTCGGCCACGATCGAAGGCCGCGTCGAGATGGGCGAGAAGGTGATCATCAACATCCGCACCTTCCTCGACGCCCACAAGCCGCCGGATCGCGTGCTGCCGAGCATGCTCTGA
- a CDS encoding SH3 domain-containing protein: MALGRFCSVMALVCTWLSASVGPSHSAKDTTPQTASGLPVPRYVSLKSDHVNVRAGPTKDNDVAWVYTRSGLPVEITAEFENWRRVRDSEGAEGWVYHSLLSGRRTAVVTMKHKDDLAPIYDRADLDSAVAARLQAGVVTQVKKCAANWCRVTGNGFDGWIQQERLWGVYSDEQVN; encoded by the coding sequence ATGGCGTTGGGGCGTTTTTGTTCGGTGATGGCGCTCGTTTGCACCTGGTTGAGCGCTTCGGTCGGCCCCTCGCATTCGGCCAAGGATACGACGCCCCAGACCGCCAGCGGCCTGCCGGTGCCGCGCTATGTCAGCCTCAAATCGGATCATGTGAACGTCCGCGCCGGCCCGACCAAGGACAATGACGTGGCCTGGGTCTACACCCGTTCGGGCCTGCCGGTGGAAATCACCGCCGAGTTCGAGAATTGGCGCCGGGTGCGCGATTCCGAAGGCGCCGAGGGCTGGGTCTATCACTCGTTGCTGTCGGGCCGCCGCACCGCGGTCGTCACCATGAAGCACAAGGACGACCTCGCCCCGATCTACGATCGCGCCGACCTCGACAGCGCGGTTGCAGCAAGACTCCAGGCCGGCGTCGTCACGCAGGTAAAGAAGTGCGCTGCAAACTGGTGCCGCGTCACCGGCAACGGTTTTGACGGCTGGATCCAGCAGGAGCGCCTCTGGGGCGTGTATTCGGACGAGCAGGTGAATTGA
- the ubiE gene encoding bifunctional demethylmenaquinone methyltransferase/2-methoxy-6-polyprenyl-1,4-benzoquinol methylase UbiE: MDRPGETTHFGFRDVPLGDKQTLVNDVFHSVASRYDLMNDLMSGGLHRVWKDIMITALDPPRSDRSFALLDVAGGTGDISFRAAKAAGPGFHATVCDINTDMLAVGRERAAKRHLETRVDFVEGNAEALAFADRSFDAYTIAFGIRNVPRIDLALREAYRVLKPGSRFLCLEFSTVEMPGLDRIYDLFSFKVIPPLGRMITGDAESYQYLVESIRKFPKPNAFADMIRDAGFARVSWQTLSGGIVALHSGWRL; the protein is encoded by the coding sequence ATGGATCGGCCGGGCGAAACCACGCATTTTGGCTTCAGGGACGTCCCCCTCGGGGACAAGCAGACGCTGGTGAACGATGTGTTTCACAGCGTGGCATCGCGCTATGATTTGATGAACGATTTGATGTCCGGTGGCCTGCACCGGGTCTGGAAGGACATCATGATCACCGCGCTCGACCCGCCCAGGAGCGACCGGTCGTTCGCCTTGCTCGACGTGGCCGGCGGCACCGGTGACATCTCGTTCCGCGCCGCCAAGGCCGCGGGCCCCGGCTTCCATGCCACCGTCTGCGACATCAACACCGACATGCTGGCGGTGGGCCGCGAGCGCGCCGCGAAGCGCCATCTCGAAACCCGGGTCGATTTCGTCGAAGGCAATGCCGAAGCGCTCGCCTTCGCCGACCGCAGCTTCGACGCATATACGATCGCTTTCGGCATTCGCAACGTGCCCCGGATCGATCTGGCGCTGCGCGAGGCCTATCGCGTGCTGAAGCCCGGCAGCCGCTTTCTGTGCCTGGAATTCTCCACCGTCGAGATGCCCGGGCTCGACCGGATCTACGACCTGTTCTCGTTCAAGGTGATCCCGCCGCTCGGCCGCATGATCACGGGCGACGCCGAGTCGTACCAATATCTCGTCGAGTCCATCCGCAAGTTTCCAAAACCCAACGCCTTCGCCGACATGATCCGCGACGCCGGCTTCGCCCGCGTCAGCTGGCAGACCCTGTCCGGCGGCATCGTCGCACTGCATTCGGGCTGGCGTTTGTGA
- the mutM gene encoding bifunctional DNA-formamidopyrimidine glycosylase/DNA-(apurinic or apyrimidinic site) lyase — protein MPELPEVETVRRGLQPVMEGAKILVAEARRPDLRFPFQPDFVARLQGQVVTGLGRRAKYLLADLASGDVLLMHLGMSGSFRVIKPDNEAAPGEFHYPRGKDSTHDHVLFRMSSGADIVFNDPRRFGYMKVIARNALDEEPLLRGLGPEPLGNEFDAAMLARSCEGKATSLKAALLDQRVVAGLGNIYVCEALHRSHLSPRRIAATLATKGRKGVGGGEPTDHAKRLVSAIHTVLNDAIKAGGSSLRDHRQTSGELGYFQHSFKVYDREGEKCTTPGCGGTVKRFTQNGRSTFWCQKCQK, from the coding sequence ATGCCTGAATTGCCCGAAGTCGAGACCGTCCGCCGCGGCCTTCAGCCCGTGATGGAGGGTGCGAAAATCCTGGTGGCGGAGGCCCGCCGGCCGGACCTGCGCTTTCCGTTCCAGCCGGATTTCGTGGCCCGGCTTCAGGGGCAGGTCGTCACGGGGCTCGGCCGCCGTGCAAAATATCTCTTGGCCGATCTCGCCTCCGGCGATGTGCTCCTGATGCATCTGGGCATGTCGGGCTCGTTCCGCGTCATCAAGCCGGACAACGAGGCAGCTCCCGGCGAGTTTCACTATCCTAGGGGTAAGGACTCCACGCACGACCACGTGCTGTTTCGGATGTCTTCCGGCGCCGACATCGTCTTCAACGACCCGCGCCGTTTCGGTTACATGAAAGTGATCGCGCGTAACGCACTCGACGAGGAGCCGCTGCTGCGCGGCCTCGGCCCCGAGCCGCTCGGCAACGAATTCGACGCCGCGATGCTGGCGCGGTCCTGCGAAGGCAAGGCCACCAGCCTGAAGGCCGCGCTGCTCGACCAGCGCGTGGTGGCGGGGCTCGGCAACATCTATGTCTGCGAAGCCCTGCATCGCTCGCATCTGTCGCCGCGCCGGATCGCGGCGACGCTCGCGACCAAGGGTCGCAAGGGCGTTGGCGGCGGCGAGCCGACCGATCATGCGAAGCGATTGGTAAGTGCGATCCACACCGTGCTGAACGACGCCATCAAGGCCGGCGGCTCGTCCTTGCGCGACCATCGCCAGACCTCGGGCGAGCTCGGCTATTTCCAGCACTCGTTCAAGGTCTACGACCGCGAAGGCGAGAAATGCACGACGCCGGGGTGCGGTGGCACGGTCAAGCGGTTTACGCAGAATGGCCGGTCCACCTTCTGGTGTCAGAAATGTCAGAAGTAG